In Phocoena phocoena chromosome 8, mPhoPho1.1, whole genome shotgun sequence, the following are encoded in one genomic region:
- the UPK2 gene encoding uroplakin-2, whose protein sequence is MASPLPVRTLSLILILLAVLAPGAAADFNISSLSGLLSPALTESLLVALPPCHLTGGNATLMVRRANDSKVVKSSFVVPPCRGRRELVSVVDSGSGFTVTRLSAYQMTNLVPGTKYYISYVVTKGASTESSREVPMSTLPRRKAESIGLGMARTGGMVVITVLLSVAMFLLVLGFIIALALGAQK, encoded by the exons ATGGCATCTCCTCTGCCTGTTCGGACCTTGTCCTTGATCCTGATTCTGCTGGCTGTCCTGGCCCCCGGGGCTGCAG CCGACTTCAACATCTCAAGCCTCTCTGGTCTGCTGTCCCCAGCGCTGACAGAAAGCCTGCTAGTTGCCCTGCCCCCCTGTCACCTCACAGGGGGCAATGCCACACTGATGGTCCGGAGAGCCAATGACAGCAAAG TGGTGAAATCTAGCTTCGTGGTGCCTCCATGCCGCGGACGCAGGGAGCTGGTGAGCGTGGTGGACAGTGGGTCTGGCTTCACGGTCACCCGGCTCAGTGCATACCAGATGACAAACCTAGTACCAGGAACCAAATACTA CATTTCCTACGTAGTGACGAAGGGGGCATCCACTGAGTCCAGTAGAGAGGTCCCAATGTCCACACTTCCTC gaaggaaggcagaatcTATTGGGCTGGGAATGGCCCGGACGGGGGGCATGGTGGTCATCACGGTGCTGCTCTCTGTAGCCATGTTCCTGCTGGTTCTGGGCTTCATCATCGCCCTGGCACTGGGCGCCCAAAAGTGA